One region of Salvelinus namaycush isolate Seneca chromosome 3, SaNama_1.0, whole genome shotgun sequence genomic DNA includes:
- the LOC120037458 gene encoding transmembrane protein 106B-like isoform X3: protein MGAGFSQPSENDEQAIVPQQDRRKTSNRRHSEETLACPTCQGTGRIPRGQESKLVAVIPCSDQRLKPRHTKLYVTVSVTLCLLVSSLVLFFLFPRSVILSPVAVKSVYVYFTPTTVQMNITNILNITNDNFFTVQAYNLTVQALFDKTVVGKADMENVTTVKPLTDKTFAFEIPVTLVEEGLNNYCKKSTIKIHTLFVNLQMSMTVYYLAHFEQLSLDTFEYIDCGSNTTTPHLINPTP, encoded by the exons ATGGGAGCTGGTTTCAGTCAACCCAGTGAGAATGATGAGCAGGCCATCGTACCCCAGCAGGACAGAAGGAAGACCTCTAACAGGAGACACTCTGAGGAAACACTGGCCTGCCCAACCTGCCAGGGCACGGGCCGCATCCCACGAGGTCAGGAGAGCAAATTGGTGGCAGTGATCCCCTGCTCCGATCAGAGGCTGAAACCACGACACAC GAAGTTGTATGTCACTGTGTCAGTGACGCTGTGCCTGCTGGTCAGCTCGCTGGtcctcttcttcttgtttccTCGCAGTGTCATCCTCTCACCTGTggctgtcaagtctgtctatgtTTACTTCACCCCGACCACTGTCCAAATGAACATCACG AACATCCTGAATATTACCAATGACAACTTTTTTACAGTTCAGGCCTATAACTTGACAGTGCAGGCTCTTTTTGATAAAACGGTTGTGGGCAAGGCTGATATGGAAAATGTCACCACTGTCAAACCACTCACGGACAAAACG TTTGCCTTTGAGATTCCTGTCACGCTAGTGGAGGAGGGTCTGAA CAATTACTGCAAGAAATCTACGATCAAGATCCACACGTTATTTGTCAATCTTCA GATGTCAATGACTGTTTACTACCTGGCCCACTTTGAGCAGCTTTCCCTGGACACGTTTGAATACATCGACTGTGGGTCTAACACCACAACACCCCACCTCATCAACCCTACACCCTGA
- the LOC120037510 gene encoding ADP-ribosylation factor-like protein 4D, producing MGNQLTEIAPNTPFLPNFQSLHVVVIGLDSAGKTSLLYRLKLREFVETIPTKGFNTERIKVAVGSSRATTTFQVWDVGGQEKLRPLWKSYTRRTDGLVFVVDAAETERMEEAKVELHRISRSAENQGVPILVLANKQDLDSAVSAVEVEKALALHELSNSTLHHTQGCSALNGQGLQPGLEKLYEMILKRKKLLRHSKKKR from the coding sequence ATGGGCAACCAGCTAACAGAGATAGCCCCCAACACTCCTTTCCTCCCCAACTTCCAGTCTCTGCATGTGGTCGTCATCGGCCTGGACTCTGCAGGAAAGACCTCCCTGCTGTACAGACTAAAGCTCCGGGAATTTGTGGAGACTATCCCCACAAAGGGCTTCAACACTGAACGGATTAAAGTAGCAGTTGGAAGCTCGCGGGCCACCACCACCTTCCAGGTGTGGGATGTGGGCGGTCAGGAGAAGCTGCGGCCCCTGTGGAAGTCATACACGCGTCGCACCGATGGCCTGGTGTTTGTTGTGGATGCTGCAGAAACTGAGCGCATGGAGGAGGCCAAGGTGGAGCTCCACCGCATCAGTCGCTCAGCAGAGAACCAGGGAGTACCAATTCTGGTGCTTGCCAACAAGCAGGACTTGGACTCTGCAGTCTCTGCTGTGGAGGTGGAGAAGGCCTTGGCCCTCCACGAGCTTAGCAACTCCACACTGCACCACACCCAGGGATGCAGCGCGCTGAACGGCCAGGGGCTCCAACCCGGCCTGGAGAAACTATATGAAATGATCCTAAAGAGGAAGAAGCTGCTCAGACACAGTAAGAAGAAGAGATGA